The nucleotide sequence AAGCTGCTGAAAAAAGCGGCGGAAAAGACGTATTTCTTGAAGAAGAGCCAAAGGTTGCCGCAATCGGCGCCGGTATGGATATTTTTCAGCCTAGCGGAAATATGGTTGTAGATATTGGCGGTGGAACGACGGATGTCGCAGTGCTTTCAATGGGCGATATTGTCACCGCCTCTTCTATTAAGATGGCTGGGGACAAGTTCGACATGGAAATCTTGAACTACATCAAAAAAGAGTACAAGCTCTTGATTGGTGAACGTACGGCTGAGGATATCAAAACGCAAGTCGCGACAGTATTCCCAGGCGCACGCAACGAAGAAATCGCCATTCGCGGACGTGACATGGTGTCAGGTCTGCCTAGAACCATTACAGTCAACTCTGAAGAGGTTGAAGGCGCACTGCGCGAATCAGTAGCCCTCATCGTTCAAACTGCGAAAAGCGTCCTTGAGCGCACTCCGCCGGAGCTTTCTGCGGACATCATTGACCGCGGTATTATCTTAACAGGCGGCGGAGCCCTCCTGAACGGCCTTGATCAGTTAATGGCAGAAGAATTAAAGGTTCCTGTCTTAATAGCAGAAAACCCAATGGACTGTGTAGCAATCGGAACAGGCATCATGCTTGATAACGTCGACCGTCTGACTAGACGCAAAATTGTATAATCTATGAGAAACATCAGTCATGCTGGCTGGTGTTTTTTTCTTCTTCCCCTAAACCTTTCGCCCTCCCAGCCGATTTTAAGAGTGTAGCAGCTTAACTTTATGAGATTTACAAATTTATACTGTGCGGAGCCGTGAACTCCGCTATAATGAAAAATAGAGAAAATTGCCTAAATACTCTTAAGAGGTGGAACGATGCTAAGAGGCTTTTATACTGCTTCGGCGGGAATGCTCGCCCAGCAGCGGAGAACGGAAATGCTCTCCAATAATATTGCAAACGCCAATACCCCGGGCTATAAAACCGATCAGGCTGCGCTCAAAGCGTTTCCTGAAATGCTTCTGAAAAGAGTGCAGGACAACAAACTGCCTCAGGAGGTTGGCTCAATTAACACAGGTGTCTATCTTCAGGAAATGATCCCTCAGTTCGCTCAGGGAGACCTTCGCGAAACTGGGTTGAATACAGATATAGCTTTGCTTGAAACGGCTGTGCCTGAAAACGGTACGCTGATGTTCGGCGTGCAGCTTTCGGACGGCGAGGTCCGCTACACGCGTAACGGGCAGTTTACAAGAAACGAGAACGGGCAGCTTTCCCTTGCAGACAACCCGGTGCTCGGTACGGACGGACAGCCGATTGCCCTTGCATCTGACGAGTTTGAAATTTTGCCGGACGGTACTGTCAGAGTAAATGGTGCG is from Bacillus sp. FSL H8-0547 and encodes:
- a CDS encoding rod shape-determining protein; amino-acid sequence: MFARDIGIDLGTANVLIHVKGKGIVLNEPSVVALDKNTGKVLAVGEEARRMVGRTPGNIVAIRPLKDGVIADFEVTEAMLKHFINKLNVKGLFTKPRMLICCPTNITSVEQKAIKEAAEKSGGKDVFLEEEPKVAAIGAGMDIFQPSGNMVVDIGGGTTDVAVLSMGDIVTASSIKMAGDKFDMEILNYIKKEYKLLIGERTAEDIKTQVATVFPGARNEEIAIRGRDMVSGLPRTITVNSEEVEGALRESVALIVQTAKSVLERTPPELSADIIDRGIILTGGGALLNGLDQLMAEELKVPVLIAENPMDCVAIGTGIMLDNVDRLTRRKIV
- a CDS encoding flagellar hook-basal body protein — its product is MLRGFYTASAGMLAQQRRTEMLSNNIANANTPGYKTDQAALKAFPEMLLKRVQDNKLPQEVGSINTGVYLQEMIPQFAQGDLRETGLNTDIALLETAVPENGTLMFGVQLSDGEVRYTRNGQFTRNENGQLSLADNPVLGTDGQPIALASDEFEILPDGTVRVNGAAGAQIGIFFSNNTAGLVKEGNGLYRTEDGTELGAAAGNPDVAYQLKQGFLEGSNVDVSRSYTEMMTAYRAFEANQKVLQAYDRSMDKAVNEIGRVR